The genome window TGCTATTGATCTCGGTAGGTTCAAAAGGGGTGTACCAGCCGCCGTTGGCGCGGGCCTGCATAAAGCCGTTCTGATCGTTAAAGTTGTTTTTCCAGTATTGAGCGCGTTTAATAAACTCGGCATAATCCTGCGGTTTGTTCAGCATTTTTGCCATTTGGGCAATACACCAGTCGTCAAAGGCATATTCCAATGTTTTTGATACAGATTCATGTTCATCGTCAGATAGTACCACGCCATTTTTACGGTATGAATCCATGCCGAACTGGTTACGGTTTACGGCCGCTTTCATGGCGGTAAACGCTTCTTCTGCATTAAAATCGCGGATGCCTTTTGCGTAGGCATCAACTATTACAGGGATAGAGTGGTTACCTACCATGCAATAAGTTTCGTTTGATGCCAGCGGCCAGATCGGCAAAAGGCCTCCCTGCTCATACATCGCCAGGAAAGATTTAATAAAATCTAATGTGCGTTTGCGGTCAATTAAATTCAGTAAGGGGTCTTCCGCGCGGTACGTATCCCATAACGAAAACACGGTATAGTAATTAAAGCCTTCAGCTTTGTGCACCTTTTGATCCATGCCGCGATATTGGCCATCCACATCGCTGTAAATGTTTGGCGCCAGCATGGCATGGTATAAAGCGGTATAAAATATGGTGTGCTTCTGCTTTACGTAATCAATCACAGGCTGTTTTTTTTGTGCCTGCGGCAGTTTGCGGACACCGTTTCGGCTGTTATATCCGGCATTCGGGTCTTGTGTATTTTGCGGAACCTGTTGTGCCGATGCCCCTGGAGCGCCACCTTCTACTTCAATCTTAGCAAGCTGATCAATCCATAATGCTTTTGCGTCGCGCTGGACTTTTTTAAAGTCGAAATCAGGTACTTCAGTATCCAGGTTTTTCAATGCACCTTCGGCACTTACTGATGAGATTCCCACCTTTGAGATCACCTCGCCCGGGTTTTCAAACTGAATGTACATTTTGATGTTTTTTCCCTGTTCTTTGTTCTTGCCGGTCTGCAGCGCATCATTGGCAGCTATGCCGTAGGTTTTAAAAGACTTAGAAAATTTTGCGTAAAAATACAGCGTTTGATCTGTCGCCCATGAACTGGAACGGCGGTAACCGCGAATTTCGTGGTCGTTTACAACCTCTATCCATGAATCCAGTACCTCGTCACGGTGCTGAAGGTCTATAATGATGTTCGCCTCTTTGGTTGAAGGAAAGCTGTAGCGGTGCACGCCAACGCGGGTGCTGGCTGTTAGCTCCACATCAATATTGTATTTATCCAAATGTGTTTTATAATAACCGGGGGTAGCAACCTCATTTTTCTTTTTAAAGCCTGACAGGTAATCGGTATTCTTAAACTTTGGTTCGCCGGTAGTTGGCATAAACAGCACATCGCAGTAATCAGCAATGCCCGTACCGCTTAAATGGGTGTGCGAGAAACCATAAACCGTAGTGTCGCTGTCGTAATAGCCGGAACAACCATCCCAACCTGTTAAGCGGGTATCAGGGCTTAACTGTACCATACCAAATGGGACAACAGCACCAGGATAAGTATGGCCGTGGCCGCCGGTACCAATAAAAGGGTTTACATATTTGGTGTAATCTTTTTTCTTTTGGGCCGATGCTGAAAAAGCAAATAATAAAACAAAACAGAACGAAAGTAAACTGCGGGTAGGAAGTTTCATTTAATTAGAGATGAATGTGAAGGCGTAAAAATAACCGGGATTAGGCAGATTTAGGTGTATTTTTTTTGATTTTTTTTAAGCAAAGAATCGGGATTAAACCGAGTGAGGGATTTTTTGATTTTACGATGAGGATTTGGCAGGCGGTTCATCCTGTCAAATCCTCAGATCGATGATCAATGTCCAGACAACATTACTTTATCTCAAACTTATCCATATCTTTTAAAAAAGGCAGCGCACGGCGTGTTTTTTTAACCTCGTCGGCAATTATTGTGAAAGTGTACATGTCTTCTTCGTCGCGTTTGTAGTAAACCACGTTACCGTTGGGGTCAATGCAGGTAGAGTCGCCGGAGTGGTAAACCTCGTTGCCATCGTGCCCAACACGGTTAACACCAATTACATAGGCCTGGTTCTCAATCGCCCGCGCCAGTATGAGGGCACGCCAGTGGGCAATGCGGCGCTCAGGCCAGTTGGCTACTATCAGCAACAGGTCATATTCAGCATCCACGTTGCGCAGCCATACAGGGAAACGGAGGTCGTAACAAATCATTGGGCATATTTTCCAGCCGTTTAGCTCAACTATTAGTTTTTTATTGCCGGGGGTATAGGTTTCATGCTCTTTACCCAGCGCAAAAAGATGGCGTTTATCGTAATATTCGCAGGTTCCATCTGCGCGTATCCATATTAAACGGTTATAAAACTTATCATTTTCTTTAATGATCAGGCTACCAGTAATTACACAATCATATTGACGGGCAATTTTTTGCATCCATTTCATTGTTTTACCGCCCATAGGCTCTGCTAGTTTCTCAGCCTCCATGCTGAAACCTGTGTTAAACATTTCGGGTAAAATAATCAGGTTTGTTTTTTCGCGGATACTTGACAAGCGCAAAGCAATGTTTTGCAGGTTCCTGTCAATATTCTCCCAAAACAAATATCCTTGGAATACAGTAATTTTAAGGTTGTCCATTTTTTTAGTCCATAGGCCATGGTCGATAGTCCACAGCTGTTATTAATAATAAAAAAATATTAGCATATCAAAAAATTCACCATCAGCCATGAGCTATCAACCATGGCCTCAAATCAAAGTTTTATCAATCTATCAACGGCTTTATCCAGTGTTTCTTGCTTTTTGGCAAAACAAAAGCGCAAAACATGGTGGTCTGTACCCTGTGTATAAAACACCGATGTAGGGATAGCCGCCACCCTGAATTCCTTTGTAAGGCGCAGGGCAAAGTCGCTGTCTTTTTCGTCGGTTATATTGTTAAACGTTACCGATTGAAAGTAAGTTCCAGCACATGGCAATAGTTCAAACCGGGTTTGTTCCAGCCCTTTACGGAAGTGATCGCGCTTTTGTTGAAAAAAATCCGGAAGTGACAAATAAGTATTTTCATCCTTTAAATATTCCGCTATGGCATATTGGATAGGGGCATTCACACTAAATACTAAAAACTGGTGAACTTTCCTGAATTCCTGCATTAAAAAAGCAGGCGCCATGCAGTAACCAACCTTCCAACCTGTAGCATGAAATGGTTTACCAAATGATGCCACTATAAAACTCCGCTTCTGTAATTCGGGATAACGGGCCATTCCGTGGTGGGTTTCGCCATCGTAAATCAAATGCTCATAAACCTCATCACTCAAAATAAGGATATCCTGGTTTTTTACGATTGCGCTCAACTCATCAATATCTTCTTGCTGCAGTATGGTAGCTGTTGGGTTATGCGGGGTGTTAAGGATGATCATCCTTGTTTTATTATTGATGAGCCTTCTCACCATATCCCATGGAATGCGATAGTCGGGCGGCGAAAGTTCCAGCGATTTTACGATGCCTCCAGCCAGCTTAATGGCAGGGGCATAACAATCAAAAGCAGGTTCAAATATAATTACCTCATCATTTGGGTTTACCACCGCAGTAATGGCCGTAAATATCGCTTGTGTACCCCCGGCGGTAATGGTAATTTCTGTTTCCGGGTTGTAAACGGCGCCGTAAAGTCGCTCTGTTTTTTGCGCAATTTGTTCGCGCAATGCCATCACACCGGGCATAGGGGCATATTGATTATGCCCGTTCTTCATGGCAGTATTCACCAGTTCAACAAGCCTGGGTGGAGTATCAAAATCAGGAAACCCCTGCGATAGGTTGATGGCCCCAACTTCGTTTGCCAAAGCAGACATTACCGTAAAGAT of Mucilaginibacter xinganensis contains these proteins:
- a CDS encoding GH92 family glycosyl hydrolase — protein: MKLPTRSLLSFCFVLLFAFSASAQKKKDYTKYVNPFIGTGGHGHTYPGAVVPFGMVQLSPDTRLTGWDGCSGYYDSDTTVYGFSHTHLSGTGIADYCDVLFMPTTGEPKFKNTDYLSGFKKKNEVATPGYYKTHLDKYNIDVELTASTRVGVHRYSFPSTKEANIIIDLQHRDEVLDSWIEVVNDHEIRGYRRSSSWATDQTLYFYAKFSKSFKTYGIAANDALQTGKNKEQGKNIKMYIQFENPGEVISKVGISSVSAEGALKNLDTEVPDFDFKKVQRDAKALWIDQLAKIEVEGGAPGASAQQVPQNTQDPNAGYNSRNGVRKLPQAQKKQPVIDYVKQKHTIFYTALYHAMLAPNIYSDVDGQYRGMDQKVHKAEGFNYYTVFSLWDTYRAEDPLLNLIDRKRTLDFIKSFLAMYEQGGLLPIWPLASNETYCMVGNHSIPVIVDAYAKGIRDFNAEEAFTAMKAAVNRNQFGMDSYRKNGVVLSDDEHESVSKTLEYAFDDWCIAQMAKMLNKPQDYAEFIKRAQYWKNNFNDQNGFMQARANGGWYTPFEPTEINSNYTEGNSWQYSFLAPQDIEGLAERMGGRQKFEAKLDELFTTDSKLSGRQQDDVSGLIGQYAHGNEPSHHMAYLYNFTDAPEKTQLYISRILREEYSDKPDGLSGNEDCGQMSAWYVMSSLGIYNIAPGQQQFQIGIPQFDKAVINLENGKKFTITNPGASLSRANIYLQGMNLNKKTYNKLYLNYADVANGGDFEVLTGKLPNSLFVQGLEKPSSKITDSLIVSDPYIIAPSKTFKQTIKVEIKAADKNAKIYYTTDGTAPIVSSTLYTAPFEVSHNTTIKTVAIEGGKSSFTVTGTFTKIRDDIKLTLVNKYLPNYADQGDNTLINGIRGKANWRIGNWQGYQGNDVVALIDLQQVKPVKQVSFGALQDSRSWIVFPKQVEYYTSDDGVHYKLAATIYTKVDVKDLEPQTQDFTATLNTGTRYIKVIAKQYGALPEWHESKGSPSYIFADEIVVE
- a CDS encoding amidohydrolase, which encodes MDNLKITVFQGYLFWENIDRNLQNIALRLSSIREKTNLIILPEMFNTGFSMEAEKLAEPMGGKTMKWMQKIARQYDCVITGSLIIKENDKFYNRLIWIRADGTCEYYDKRHLFALGKEHETYTPGNKKLIVELNGWKICPMICYDLRFPVWLRNVDAEYDLLLIVANWPERRIAHWRALILARAIENQAYVIGVNRVGHDGNEVYHSGDSTCIDPNGNVVYYKRDEEDMYTFTIIADEVKKTRRALPFLKDMDKFEIK
- a CDS encoding methionine aminotransferase translates to MTPIISKLPQTGTTIFTVMSALANEVGAINLSQGFPDFDTPPRLVELVNTAMKNGHNQYAPMPGVMALREQIAQKTERLYGAVYNPETEITITAGGTQAIFTAITAVVNPNDEVIIFEPAFDCYAPAIKLAGGIVKSLELSPPDYRIPWDMVRRLINNKTRMIILNTPHNPTATILQQEDIDELSAIVKNQDILILSDEVYEHLIYDGETHHGMARYPELQKRSFIVASFGKPFHATGWKVGYCMAPAFLMQEFRKVHQFLVFSVNAPIQYAIAEYLKDENTYLSLPDFFQQKRDHFRKGLEQTRFELLPCAGTYFQSVTFNNITDEKDSDFALRLTKEFRVAAIPTSVFYTQGTDHHVLRFCFAKKQETLDKAVDRLIKL